A window of Kribbella sp. NBC_00382 genomic DNA:
GCCACCGAACGCGCCATCGAGCTGCTCACCGCGGCCGCCGAGGCGGCCCACGACAAGAAGGCCGAGAACGTTCTCGCGTTCGACGTCTCCGAGCAGCTCGCCATCACTGACGCGTTCCTGGTCGCCTCCGCCTCCAACGACCGCCAGGTCCGCGCGATCGTCGACGCGATCGAGGAGAAGCTCCGGGTCGACTTCGACGCCAAGCCGGTACGCCGCGAAGGCGCCCGTGAGGGCCGCTGGGTGCTGCTCGACTACCTGGAGATCGTGGTCCACGTCCAGCACGACGAGGAGCGCAACTTCTACTCCCTCGAGCGGCTGTGGCGGGACTGCCCGATCATCCCGCTGCCGGGCGCGGACGGGACTATCGCAGTACCGGTGATCCCCGACCGCACCGCCGACGAGGACCCGACCCCGTCCTCCTCCGCTGACGCCGACTCTGCTGGTGCCGGCTCCGCCTCGTCCTCCGCCGCCGAGTCCTCCTCCGCGGCCGAATGACCGCGGGCAGGCTGATCGTCTGGCGCCACGGCCGGACCGAGTGGAACCTCCAGGACAAGATCCAGGGCCAGGCTGACATCCCCCTGGACGACGTCGGCATCGCCCAGGCCCGGGCCGCCGCCGCACGCCTGGCCTCCCTCGCTCCGACCCGCCTCTTCTCCAGCGACCTCCAACGCGCCGCCGCGACGGCCGGTGAGCTCGCGTCCCTCACCGGCCTCAAGGTCGAGTACGACGAAGCCCTCCGCGAAATCAACGTGGACGACTGGGCCGGCATGACCATGGACGAACTGGCAGCCATCCACCCGGAAGCAGCCGCCCGCATCCGCTCCGGCGAACCCCAACGCCGAGGCACCGCCGGCGAAACCGTCGAAGAGGTAGCCGAACGCTTCGCCCCCGCCCTAGCCCGAGCGATCGAACACGGCGAACCCTCCGACACCGTCGTAGTAGCCACGCACGGCCTGGCTGCCCGAGTAGGCATCTGCCTCTTCCTAGGCATCCCCAAAGCCCACTGGCCTGCCTTCGGAGGCCTCTCCAACTGCAACTGGGTCTCTTTGCTCCCCGGCCGCCACGGCTGGCGAATCGAAGAATGGAACGCCGGCTCCCTCCCCGAACCAGTCATGAGCGACGACCAACAACGCTAGGCAAGACCCCCACGCGTCCCGCCGCCGATCGCTCCTGCGTCGCGCCCAGCTCTGGGGCGCTCCCGCCCGCCCTTCGGTTAAAGCCGCTCCTACGTTCGCGCGACGCGACCACACCGGTGGCGGGCCGGGCGGCTCGGCAGCACCTGGTGGAGTGTTCCCCACGCGCCCGCCGCCGTCCGCTCCCATGTCGCTCTGGGCGCTCCCGCCCACCCTGCGCTCTGCGGCGCTCCTACGTCGCGCGGTGGCGCTCCTGCGTCGCGGTGGGTACCCCGGACGGGCTTGCAGCCTGCCGTGAGCGTGGACTCCCAACGCGCCGGCCAGCGACCGACCTGGCGCTGCCCCCTTCCGTGGCATGGAAGAGGTCGGCGTACGGGCCAAGCCGCGTCCGACCCGATGGAGCGCAGAGGACTCTCGGCTGCCAGACGGAGCCTCCTGGCAGTCGCCTTCGCTGCTCGAACTGCGCACCCCTGGAACCTCGGCGAACTATCACCAACCGCCCTCCCCAACCCGCTGCAAACCACCCTTCCCCGGCGTGCTCTTCCTCACCTCCCCGCCCGCTCCACCCGATTTTTCTTTGCGGCCCCCCATCCGCTAAACTTCCGGAGTCCGCAAGACACCGCGGGGCTTTGGCGCAGTTGGTAGCGCGCTTCCATGGCATGGAAGAGGTCAGGGGTTCGAATCCCCTAAGCTCCACCGCGAGTCAGAGGCCCTTTCCCGGGTAGGGAAAGGGCCTCTTTTCATGACCTCAGTGTCTAACTGAGTGACTACCGGTTCTGAGGCAACAGTCTCTCCATCGCTTCGGCTCCCTTCATCAGCACCGGCCGCAGTTCGTGGCGATAGACGATCTCCGTCACCTGCGTGCTCTTCTGGCTGACCAACAGCGAGATCTTCTCGATGAAGTGGATCTGTGGTCAGGTTGCTGGGCGCTGTCCCGTCGATGTGCCCGGCACGACTTTCTCGGGGCGAGGTCGCTGTCGAGGTAGCGCTGCGGCGCCTCGGATAAGTGCGGGCTCCTGCTGGTCAGGTGGGGTCGGTGTACGAGATTGGTTTGCCGGTGGTGCGGGCGTAGGCGATCTCTCTGCTGGTGGACTCGCCGATGTAGCCGCCGGGGTTGACGACTAGGACGCGGTCGGCCAGGTCGATCTTGCGCAGGTGGAGGGCGCCTAGCGCGGTCTGCTGCTCGTTGGTGATGAGCTCGTTTGCGTCATCATCCTCGGTACGCGGGAAGACGCCGGGCGCGACGACGATGATGCCGGCGAAGGTCAGGTCGCGGTTTGCCGCGTGCATCTCGTCCACGAACCGGGCAGAGCCACAGATGCAGACAATCTCAGGTCGGTCAGGCACGGCTCAGTCCTACGGGTCGAACGCCTGTCAGTGCGCGCGTTGAGTCACGGACAAGAACACGAGCCGACAGCTTACGCAATACGGCTTAGGGGGCGGGGGCCTTGATGCAGCCTCCGATGAAGTAGAGGAGGCCGAAGGTGACGTCTCCGCCGTCGGGGTGGGTGAGGACGTTGGCGCCGTCGTGGGTCAGGGTGTAGGCCTTCTTTCTGAGGCCGTCGGCGTAGTCCTGCCAGGCGAGGGCGTAGGAGAAGCGGCTTCGTGCGGCGCCGGCGATTGCGTTGAGGAAGATGGTTGTTGTCATGTCTTCCTGGTCCTGGATGCGGTTGAGGTAGGACAGTTGGACGGTGCCGGTGTTGAGTTGACCGGCGACGGCGTCTCGCTCGTTCTGCCGCATGTAGTACTTCCAGGCGAGTTCGCAGGCTGTTTCCTGCAGGACGTCCTTGCTGAAGTCCAGGAGGGCGTCCTTGGTCTCTTCGGTCAGCAGTTGTGTGCGCGTGGAGTCGATGAGTTGGGGGAGCTCCTGGGCGGCCGACACTCGTTGTTGCGCCATGGTGGTCGCCGCGGCGGTGGCGTCGTCGTAGAACTTGATCTGGGACCGGACTCTGGCCGCGGCCGCATTGATCTGGTTCTGAAGCTCCGGTGACACCTTGTTGATCTGATCAGGTGCCGGCAGTTCGTTGATCGTCTCGGTGAGTGACTTGTTCTGGTTGCGGAAGACGTCGTCGCCGCCTTTGAACGAACCACCCTTCAGCGGGTCGTCCAATTTATTGGCCTTGCCCAGCCATCCCTCCACGGCCGAGACCTCGGCCTTGGTGGGCTTCTGGCTGCACATGCTGAGTGGAAGCGCCGTCATCGTGAGCGTGATGAACAGCGACACCGGCTTCCTGCTGACTGAAAACACCTGAACCCACCCCTGCCCCCTGGAACTCTCCCCTTATCCGGAGAGTGATCCTCAGCCGTGCGGGCGTCCAGACCTGACGGGCGGCCGGGGGTGGATCGTTACGTTGAGCGATGGGCATACTGACGCTCGTGAAGCATCGGATTTATGGGACCAGTTTTGCGGGGGTCTATCCGCTGTACGTCGCCAAGGCGGAGCGGAAAGGGCGGACGAAGGCGGAGGTCGACGAGGTCATCCGGTGGTTGATGGGGTACAGCCAGGAGAGCCTGGAAGAGCAACTCGTCAAGCAGGTGGACTTCGAGACGTTCATTGCTGAGGCTCCAGAGTTGAATCCGTCGCGGGCGCTCGTCAAAGGGGTGGTCTGCGGGGTTCGGGTGGAGGAGATCGAGGAGCCGACGATGCGGGAGATCCGGTACCTGGACAGGTTGATCGATGAGCTGGCGCGGGGGAAAGCGATGGAGAAGATCCTTCGCCAGGGGTAGGGATCTACCATCGGGGGCATGCAGTGTTTTGCTGCCGGGCGTACCCGGTTCTGAAGGTGATGTGACGGCTCCGACGTGGCTGAAGCCCGTCGGAGGATTGTTCGTTCCTTCAGGCGGGAGAGTTGATCATGGAGTTGCGTCCTTTCGAGCAGGGTGATCTCGAGGAGATCGTTCAGCTGACCATTGATACGTTCGGTCCCTTTTACGAAGGCTCGTTTCGGGGGCTGGTGGGGGATCGGATCTTTGTTCATCAGCACGGCGACTGGGCCGGGGACTATCGGCGTACGGTGCCTGGGCTTCATGCGCCGCGGGACAACAAGTTCGTGGTGGTGGCGGAGGATTCCGGGCGGATCGTCGGGTACGTGGCCTGGGCAGTTGAGCCGGTCACGAAGCACGGGAGTGTTGAGTTGCTGGCGGTCTTGGGGGATAGCCGGCGTGAGCATGTCGGGCGGTCGCTGTGTGAGGCTGCGTTCGCGGAGATGCGTGCGGCCGGGGTCGAGGTTGTGGAGATCGGGACGGGTGGGGACGAGTTTCACGCTCCGGCCCGGGCGTTCTACGAGAGCCTTGGATTGATCAAGGTTCCGGTGGCCGTGTACTTCGGCGTGCTCTGAGGCGAGGGGTGTCGGATTTGGGGTTGGGCGTTCGTAGTACGGGTGAGAGGCGGCTGTGGGCTGCCGGGACGAAGGGTGACGCGCGATGCCGAAGTACCTGATCTCGTTCGAGAAGGGCGCGATGGACCACATCCCGGAGGGGGACTTGGGCGAGGTGGGCAAGGCTGCCCATGCGGTGTGCCAGGAGGCCAGCGACGCCGGGGTCTTCGTGTTCGGGGGTGGGCTGAGCTACGACGACGGTGATGTCGAGCATGCGGTTGTGGACGTCGACGGGTCGGTCACCGACGGGCCGTATCTGGAGGGCAAGGAGCTCATCGGCGGGTTCTGGATCGTCGACGTACCGACTCGGAAAGCGGCGCTCGAGTGGGCCGCGAAGACCGCGGTCGCCTGCCGCTGTGCACAGGACATCCGCAAGTTCGGCGGCGACCCGGAGCTGGACGAGATCGTGTAGGCAACCGTCCGGGCCGTCAGAACTTGCTCTGCCTGGGGAAGGCGGAGTGGAACTGGCGGCCCCGGGCGGGCTGGCTTCGGGCTGGCCTGGCTGAGTCAGGGGTGTGCCAGTGGTGCGAGTGCCTGGTGCAAGGGGGTGTTGTCAGGGTCGTTGTGTGACTCGACGACGGGAGATTTTGATGTATGACGTGGTGGTAGTTGGGGCCGGGCCGGTGGGGTTATTTCTTGCTTGTGAGCTGGGGCTGGCGGGGTGTTCTGTGCTGGTGCTCGAGCGGGAGGCGGATGAGGTGTCGCCTTGGCGGGCGATGCCGTTGGGGATGCGGGGGTTGTCGGCGGCGTCGGTTGAGGCGTTCTATCGGCGGGGGATGCTGGGGGAGGTGCTGGAGGCTTCTGGGCGGCCGGCGGATCTTGAGGAAGATGAGCCGTTGGCGCCTCGGCGGGTGGGGCATTTTGCGGGGATGATGCTTGATCCGGGCAAGGTCGACCTCGCCGCGCTGCCCCACAGGCTGCCCACCCCGGCGCCGGGCGGCGCGATGACCAGCCTTGAGGCGGTCGAAGGGGTGCTGGCGGAGCGGGCGGCCAAGCTGGGCGTGGAGATCAAGTACGGCGTGAC
This region includes:
- a CDS encoding GNAT family N-acetyltransferase → MELRPFEQGDLEEIVQLTIDTFGPFYEGSFRGLVGDRIFVHQHGDWAGDYRRTVPGLHAPRDNKFVVVAEDSGRIVGYVAWAVEPVTKHGSVELLAVLGDSRREHVGRSLCEAAFAEMRAAGVEVVEIGTGGDEFHAPARAFYESLGLIKVPVAVYFGVL
- a CDS encoding histidine phosphatase family protein, which encodes MTAGRLIVWRHGRTEWNLQDKIQGQADIPLDDVGIAQARAAAARLASLAPTRLFSSDLQRAAATAGELASLTGLKVEYDEALREINVDDWAGMTMDELAAIHPEAAARIRSGEPQRRGTAGETVEEVAERFAPALARAIEHGEPSDTVVVATHGLAARVGICLFLGIPKAHWPAFGGLSNCNWVSLLPGRHGWRIEEWNAGSLPEPVMSDDQQR
- a CDS encoding YciI family protein — translated: MPKYLISFEKGAMDHIPEGDLGEVGKAAHAVCQEASDAGVFVFGGGLSYDDGDVEHAVVDVDGSVTDGPYLEGKELIGGFWIVDVPTRKAALEWAAKTAVACRCAQDIRKFGGDPELDEIV
- a CDS encoding DUF2200 domain-containing protein, producing MKHRIYGTSFAGVYPLYVAKAERKGRTKAEVDEVIRWLMGYSQESLEEQLVKQVDFETFIAEAPELNPSRALVKGVVCGVRVEEIEEPTMREIRYLDRLIDELARGKAMEKILRQG